In Fusarium oxysporum f. sp. lycopersici 4287 chromosome 11, whole genome shotgun sequence, the following are encoded in one genomic region:
- a CDS encoding hypothetical protein (At least one base has a quality score < 10), which translates to VSAPVAEPGREVSYHEYKPKPYDPGYGIEKPKPHKPWENYPSQPEKPHYPPPKPHKPEPWHPKPEPHYPPKPHKPKPHYPPKPHEPKPHYPPPKPHKPEPHYPPKPHKPDHPGKPHKPWEDNPGQPGKPHYPPPKHPKPEPHEPKPHYPPKPHEPKPHYPPKPHEPKPHYPPKPHEPKPHYPPKPHEPKPHYPPPKPHKPEPHYPPKPHEPKPHYPPPKPHKPEPHYPPKPHEPKPHYPPPKPHKPEPHYPPKPHEPKPHYPPPKPHKPEPHYPPKPHEPKPHYPPPKPHKPEPHYPPKPHKPDYPGKPDYPGPGNPDKPST; encoded by the coding sequence GTCTCTGCTCCTGTTGCCGAGCCTGGCAGGGAGGTCTCCTACCATGAGTACAAGCCCAAGCCATACGATCCCGGCTATGGTATAGAGAAGCCGAAGCCTCACAAGCCGTGGGAGAATTATCCCAGCCAGCCTGAGAAGCCGCACTATCCTCCTCCAAAGCCTCACAAACCAGAGCCTTGGCATCCTAAGCCGGAGCCTCACTATCCGCCTAAGCCTCATAAGCCAAAACCGCACTACCCACCTAAGCCTCATGAGCCAAAGCCTCActatcctcctcccaagccGCATAAGCCTGAGCCTCACTACCCACCTAAACCTCATAAACCTGATCATCCAGGCAAGCCTCATAAGCCGTGGGAGGATAACCCTGGTCAGCCTGGGAAGCCTCATTACCCTCCTCCTAAGCATCCCAAGCCTGAGCCTCATGAGCCAAAGCCTCACTACCCGCCTAAGCCTCATGAGCCAAAGCCTCACTACCCGCCTAAGCCTCATGAGCCAAAGCCTCACTACCCGCCTAAGCCTCATGAGCCAAAGCCTCACTACCCGCCTAAGCCTCATGAGCCAAAGCCTCActatcctcctcccaagccGCACAAGCCTGAGCCTCACTACCCGCCTAAGCCTCATGAGCCAAAGCCTCActatcctcctcccaagccGCACAAGCCTGAGCCTCACTACCCGCCTAAGCCTCATGAGCCAAAGCCTCActatcctcctcccaagccGCACAAGCCTGAGCCTCACTACCCGCCTAAGCCTCATGAGCCAAAGCCTCActatcctcctcccaagccGCACAAGCCTGAGCCTCACTACCCGCCTAAGCCTCATGAGCCAAAGCCTCActatcctcctcccaagccGCACAAGCCTGAGCCTCACTACCCACCTAAGCCTCATAAACCTGATTACCCAGGCAAACCAGATTACCCAGGACCTGGTAACCCCGATAAGCCTTCTACCTAG
- a CDS encoding glutathione S-transferase, translating into MTVHSGPDDSWHGLITSDGPFQPEKDRYHLYIGLFCPFAHRANLVRHLKGLQDIISLSVVKPYPKGDDKGWPGWQFPSPPDDLYEGATEDHLFKSKYLHEVYFRDDPDYKGRYSVPVLWDKKENRMVNNESHELLRWLPTAFDSILDSNSPGRDVDLYPENLRSTIDGINIWMQRDLNSGVYKAGFATTQEDYNNNVPTVFAALNKLEALIHQNGGPYILGKQLTEVDIRAYATVVRFDVVYVGHFKCDLGTIRANYPVIHEWLKNLYWNVPGFKETTDFRHIKENYTKSHYKINPLAITPLGPFPYMEEGVDLDFGKLKPGVIRHPAVLERQKELYGSEEFSQRL; encoded by the exons ATGACTGTCCATAGTGGCCCTGATGACTCGTGGCATGGGCTCATTACTTCGGATGGCCCATTCCAGCCAGAGAAGGACCGCTACCATCTTTACATCGGACTGTTCTGCCCTTTTGCTCACCGAGCAAATCTCGTTCGGCATCTCAAAGGTCTTCAAGATATTATCAGTTTATCCGTCGTGAAGCCATACCCCAAAGGTGATGATAAGGGATGGCCGGGTTGGCAGTTTCCGAGTCCTCCGGATGATCTCTATGAAGGGGCTACCGAAGATCACCTCTTCAAATCAAAGTATTTGCACGAAGTTTACTTCAGAGATGATCCTGATTATAAAGGTCGGTACAGTGTACCTGTTCTCTGGGATAAGAAGGAGAATCGAATGGTCAATAATGAGAGCCACGAATTGCTTCGTTGGTTGCCAACAGCCTTCGATTCCATCCTTGACTCGAACAGCCCCGGGCGAGACGTTGACCTCTATCCGGAAAACTTGAGATCGACCATTGACGGCATCAATATCTGGATGCAACGAGACCTCAACAGTGGCGTCTACAAAGCCGGTTTCGCAACGACCCAGGAGGACTACAACAACAATGTGCCAACAGTCTTCGCGGCACTTAACAAGCTCGAGGCACTGATCCACCAAAATGGAGGACCCTATATCCTTGGCAAGCAGCTCACCGAAGTTGACATACGCGCGTATGCTACTGTCGTCAGATTTGATGTTGTGTATGTTGGCCACTTCAAGTGCGACCTCGGAACCATTCGCGCCAACTACCCAGTCATTCATGAGTGGCTCAAGAACCTCTACTGGAATGTTCCAGGTTTCAAAGAGACGACAGACTTCAGGCATATCAAGGAAAAC TATACAAAAAGCCATTACAAGATCAATCCTCTTGCTATTACACCTCTTGGTCCCTTTCCATATATGGAAGAGGGCGTTGACTTGGACTTTGGCAAGCTGAAGCCAGGAGTGATTCGTCACCCGGCTGTGCTTGAGCGTCAGAAGGAGCTGTATGGTTCGGAGGAATTTAGTCAAAGACTCTAG